The following is a genomic window from Manihot esculenta cultivar AM560-2 chromosome 9, M.esculenta_v8, whole genome shotgun sequence.
NNNNNNNNNNNNNNNNNNNNNNNNNNNNNNNNNNNNNNNNNNNNNNNNNNNNNNNNNNNNNNNNNNNNNNNNNNNNNNNNNNNNNTCACAAAAAAACAAGACAAGTGCCCTCCTAACAAACTTGAACATCTAAAAGTTTAAATGCATTTTAAAACTAGAATAAATTATAACAACAGGGTACCAAAAACATTCCCAATTGGGAATTCAACCTCAAAGGAGATTACTAATGTTAGACATGAACTTACACTAGCTGCAAGCAAGTTGTTACTACACAGCAGCATGACTAACCCAGATTTTCATCTCTTCTTGAAACCATACTTCTTCCTTTCATAAAATAGATCTGTTTTTGCACTTCCCAAATTGACAATTTTCGGACACCCATCTCTGTCCTTCTCCTGTTGAGTACACTCTTTACAGTAATATGCATCAGAAATACCCACTCCTCCACATATAACACACCGACCTTGGAAGGATCCATAGTTGCACTCATCGCAGACCCGGACAAGGGTGCATGGACGCACATAAGAATCACATATTACACACTTACCATCACACTTCTCACATAGCCGTCCAATAGCAATCCCTGGTTGCTTCCTGCACATGATTAAATCAGGATGATGTTTTGCCATTCTGTATTAGCTTCCTCACCACTGAGTTCTCTGCAAGTGTCAAACGTTAAACTGTGTATAATATATTTGATATCagctaaaaataagaaaaaaaaaaaaaatcaaaatccaaCCTTGAACTGGCATTCTAGCCAAGCTAATAAATCAACAATACAGCTGAAAATGATTACTCAAGATATGTATACAATTAAATCTTCAGTAAAGTCCTACCAAACCATGAAAACTAAATTTTCTGATGAAGTGCTAATAACTTTTCCAGTTGCTTGAGCAGAAGCATACTCTAGCATCAAATCACAAGGCGGTGATTTGGGAATggattaaacaataataaataacgGGTCGGGTCCCGACAAGCTAACGAGATCAACTCAGTAAACAGATAGATAAGCTGGTACCCATTAATCACTTGAAACTAATCCATGCTTCAAAATACAAGAAATTAAAATGAGCGGCCACAAGAAAAGCTTCAGCAATGACTCAATTAAAGGGCTTCTTGACTATACCTATCAAAGGaggaaattttataatttctaacCCAACTGAGTCAAACAACGAGTCAGCCTAGATAAAGCCTGTGACTGCTTAATTTCACATTTTCCTCGTAATGATTAGAATCAGTAAACTGTTTAtaactcaaattaaaaaaaaatttaaaaaaaaaggtagGCGTGACCGCGCTAGCAAAGTATTTTCCGGTAAAACAAACAGGAGATGAATCGGAAAGATATAGGGTTTTGAGGAAGTAAAAGGAGAAGTACAATGCAGCAGATGTTAAACTAGAAACAGAGATAAAATCTTCACATTTGTGCTCTAGGATGGTGAACGAAGAAGCATTAGAAGTCGAACCTGATCTtcgtttctctttttcttcttctccaatCAGCTTCTTTCTCCCCGTGCCCTTGTTTTAACAGAGAAAGGTACTGCCCTTTATACTACTGTTTTCTTCAAACGGATTAATTAACTGTATAACTGTTCaattaagaattattttataaataattatttaaataaagctaattaaaattttaaataaaatactatttaaaCTCTGGGTTGATATGCCTGAGTGTCTGTTTGAGCATTATAGTtctagataataatatttattttcttgacttcaaaaaaaaaaaaaataaaatactatttaattaaagggatatttacaatttagtccttaggtattatcattattaacaagtcagtccctatattttcagaaacctattaaaatgtccttatcttttTTCTCAGTCAACAAAATAATCTTTCCGTCCTCTTtaccgttaaaaataaataaaggatgaaagataaaatttttaaaatttaattttgctctcaaataaaatcccttatttagttcttaaatattactattattaacaagtcagtccttatattttcagaaatctattaaaatattcttatcttttcttatatctattaaaacgttcttatcatttcttttcgtcaataaaatagtccctattttttctcatatctattaaatcGTCCTTACatttctttccatcaacgaaatagtccctcctcatcgtttctttccgtcaacgaaatagtccctccctacattttcagaaatctattaaaacgtctttattttttctcatatctatttaaacgtccttattatttctttccgtcaatgaaataatccctatcttttctcacatatattaaaacatccttatcatttctttccatcaacgaaatagtctctcctcctcctcctcctcgttaaaaaagaggaa
Proteins encoded in this region:
- the LOC110623130 gene encoding PHD finger-like domain-containing protein 5A; the encoded protein is MAKHHPDLIMCRKQPGIAIGRLCEKCDGKCVICDSYVRPCTLVRVCDECNYGSFQGRCVICGGVGISDAYYCKECTQQEKDRDGCPKIVNLGSAKTDLFYERKKYGFKKR